A single window of Phyllostomus discolor isolate MPI-MPIP mPhyDis1 chromosome 13, mPhyDis1.pri.v3, whole genome shotgun sequence DNA harbors:
- the POU4F3 gene encoding POU domain, class 4, transcription factor 3, protein MMAMNTKQPFGMHPVLQEPKFSSLHSGSEAMRRVCLPAPQLQGNIFGSFDESLLARAEALAAVDIVSHGKNHPFKPDATYHTMSSVPCTSTSSTVPISHPAALTSHPHHAVHQGLEGDLLEHISPTLSVSGLGAPEHSVMPAQIHPHHLGAMGHLHQAMGMSHPHAVAPHSAMPACLSDVESDPRELEAFAERFKQRRIKLGVTQADVGAALANLKIPGVGSLSQSTICRFESLTLSHNNMIALKPVLQAWLEEAEAAYREKNSKPELFNGSERKRKRTSIAAPEKRSLEAYFAIQPRPSSEKIAAIAEKLDLKKNVVRVWFCNQRQKQKRMKYSAVH, encoded by the exons ATGATGGCCATGAACACCAAGCAGCCTTTCGGCATGCACCCGGTGCTTCAAGAACCCAAATTCTCCAGCCTGCACTCCGGCTCCGAGGCCATGCGCCGAGTCTGTCTCCCAGCCCCGCAG CTGCAGGGTAATATATTTGGAAGCTTTGATGAGAGCCTGCTGGCACGCGCCGAAGCTCTGGCGGCGGTGGACATCGTCTCCCACGGCAAGAACCATCCGTTCAAGCCCGACGCCACTTACCATACCATGAGTAGCGTGCCCTGCACGTCCACTTCGTCCACCGTGCCCATCTCCCACCCGGCTGCGCTCACCTCGCACCCGCACCACGCGGTGCACCAGGGCCTCGAGGGCGACCTGCTAGAGCATATCTCGCCCACGCTGAGTGTCAGCGGTTTGGGCGCGCCCGAGCACTCGGTGATGCCAGCGCAGATCCATCCGCATCACCTGGGCGCCATGGGCCACCTGCACCAGGCCATGGGCATGAGTCACCCACACGCCGTGGCGCCTCACAGCGCTATGCCCGCATGCCTCAGCGATGTGGAGTCGGACCCACGAGAGCTGGAGGCTTTCGCGGAGCGCTTCAAGCAGCGGCGCATCAAGCTGGGGGTAACTCAGGCGGACGTGGGCGCGGCTCTAGCCAACCTCAAGATCCCGGGCGTAGGCTCCCTCAGCCAGAGCACCATCTGCAGGTTCGAGTCTCTCACTCTTTCGCACAACAACATGATCGCGCTCAAGCCAGTGCTTCAGGCCTGgctggaggaagctgaggctgccTACCGAGAGAAGAACAGCAAGCCGGAGCTCTTCAACGGTAGTGAGCGAAAGCGCAAACGCACGTCCATCGCAGCGCCAGAGAAACGCTCACTCGAGGCCTACTTCGCTATTCAGCCGCGGCCCTCATCCGAGAAGATCGCGGCCATCGCGGAGAAACTGGACCTTAAAAAGAACGTGGTGAGAGTCTGGTTCTGCAaccagagacagaaacagaaacgAATGAAGTACTCGGCTGTCCACTGA